The Eubalaena glacialis isolate mEubGla1 chromosome 3, mEubGla1.1.hap2.+ XY, whole genome shotgun sequence nucleotide sequence GTTCAAGCCCCACTAAAAACCCTCTTTTGGAACTACATTTTGAGCCGGCGAGAAAATCCATCTCATCACTCTGTAGCCACGTGTGCTATCTGCGTCACCCAGCCTGATTACTCTCTTCCCCCTTATTCACCAACTTGGCCCCAAGTGACTGTGGGCCACTTTCAGAAATTAAGTTCACCCTCAAAGGACACATATTTGTTGCATGGAGGATGTTTCAGGTATGTTGACGGCTCTAGAAGTCATTCTAATGTACACATTTTAAAGGTACTGGGCAGTGGTCATGTGGAGCAGAACCACCATGGCTACAGAGGATTAACCCTGACCCTGACATGGAGGAGCcatccctgggcaagtcacttgccctctctgggcccgTTTTCTCCTCGGCTGCAGCAGGGGAGCACGTGCCTGAGGGCAGGGCCGGGACACTCACCTGCCAGGCCTGCTGCCGGGCCTGGCCCTGCAGCTGCAGCTCCTCCACCTGCCTGCGCCCGGCCAGGACGGCATCTGCCAGCTGCCTGTTCTCGGCCTCCTGTTTCTGCACACGGCGCTGCAGGGCGTCCCGCTGCTGCAGAAAGTAGGGCATCACAGCGCTGCGCAGGTCTTTCTCTGGGATCCCGCTAGGGCGCCTGCAGGGCCGCAGGGGGTgcaggggtggggacagggagtcGTCGTGTGCGGTAAGGCTTCTCCTTCCAAACCCAGTCAGTGGCATTCCCACCTTCAGCCTCAAGCTGGGCTGGCTTTCGAGGCCTCTCCTGTGGTCTCTCTCACTCCCAAGACCCAACCGCATGGCTCCTGCTCCTGAGGGGAACGCTAACCCCTTGTCCCTTAGCTTCAGCTCCCAGGAACCCATCTCTCCTCTTCTCACCAACCCGCACCTTAGCCCTCCTCCTCATCCACAGACACTCCCTCCAGCTGTAAACCTCCAGGGCTAGAGATGACTTTCCTCGGTCCTTGTGACCATGTGCCTTGCTGGTGCATCCACACCATGGGACTGTGAGCTGGAGAGATGGGGGGAAGGTGGCGGCCTGAGAGCAGGCCCAGACCCCAAGAGGCCCTGGCTGGCTAATGTGAGAAGATAAAGGAAAGATAGGTCTGAGGAGGCAAGAGTTTAGGGGGTTCTGAGTGCCCAGAGTGGGGAGATAGGTCAGTTCTGATGGGCAGTGGGGTAGAAGCCACTGTaggttctttaaaaattctttctcagTTATAAAAGTTAATTCTCTTAAGTTATGAATGTCACAAAGCATTAGAAAATTGAAAAGCACAAAAACGGTTTTTACTCCTCCTGACCTAGGATTCTACTCCGGCAGGGAAtggaggcaggaggcaggagcTCAGGCCACTCGCCATCTCGGTGGCCTCAACTCTCCACTCCTGTCCCCAGGGCCTCCTTCTCCATCCTGCCCAGAACAACCTGGCAGCAGGGCTGCCCACTGGAATGACAGCTCCAGGAGAGAAGGTCTTTCGTGTCTTAGTCACTGCTGAATCTCTGGCATCTAGAACAGTATTAGGCGTATAGTAAGTGCttctaagtatttgttgaatgaacaaatgaataaaaaccaGATGCCTGGGACAGACTAATCGACATAAGACTCCAAACCTCGCTATTGTGCCTCATCCCACTCCCTCTACCCTCTCTCTTGCAGGCCAGATGGGTCCTGAAATGAGCTCCCCGGGAAGATTTCTCTCATCCCAGTCACCTCAACCCCCTGGACAACATGCGCTTGCCCCCAGCTCTCCTCCCTCAGAGGGGCTATGCATTTGTCTCTCTGTTCGGGGTCACTGTTTGGTGTTGGTCCTCTCCACCTGTCCCTGTCACAAGGTCCTCTCAGGGGCTGAGAGCCCAGAGTCTCATGCATATGGGTCCATCAGAAAAGCTCCTTCAAGATGGTGAAATGCTGCCTCTTTCCCCGCGAGCCCTCCCGTGGCCGGGGGAGCAGGCATCACCCTTCTCACCAAGCCGGCTCCTTGCAGTCCTTGCTTTCTTCCACAATCGCATCCAGCGCATTCAGGACAGCTTCCAGGTTTCCCTCCGCTTTGATTTCAGAGATTTCCTCctgaagagaaaagaggaaagagctaTAGTAATACCAGACAATTCCATATGCTGAACTACTAATGGCACTTAGTAAAATTTTAGCTAATTTAAGTTCTGTCTTTATACAAACATTCCAACGTTTCTACATGTGacttttataattaagaaaataaagtataaaatagaatacatttaaaaagagcCTGCAGCAAGCCTCTCCTCCTGCACATCATCTCTGAAGGCTGCATCCCTGCTGTTGCCCCCACAGCTGAGCACCCTTTGCGGACAGCACACACATTCTGATGCTTAACGAAGCCCATCCTGGAGTGTGACAGCATGGAAGTTAAACTCCCGAGAGGGATCACAGTTACTTAAAGACAGGAATGGAATCCTGTCCTTTTCTGTATCCCCTCCGGTATGCAGTTCCAATGAATTCAACAATTTGCTAAgtgcctcctctgtgccaggctttGCACCAGGTGCTGGAGGAACACGGAGGAGTAGACCCAGGCGTGCCCTCGCTGAGCTCACAAGGTCAGGTGGGACAACAACTATAAACTCCATTACAACACAGGGCAAAGAGAAGGGGCATTCAAGACACCCCTGTCATTTGGAGGGAACGGATGATGGCCACTGCAGCCTGGGGGCACAGAGGACAGTTTTGGGGACTGAGGGTAGAGAGGGGCTGAGGGCAGGGTCCCTGCCTTCAGGGGGCTGACGATCTGGAGGCAGGACCCGAGCCAATAGTACCTGCTGGGCTTCTTGCCACTCACCTGGATAGATGTCTGCAACTGAGTTACAAACTTGTCATAGATGCGCTGTGTCATCTCAGGCTGCAACTGGTAGAAGCACTTGTAATAGTCAGTGAATCTCTGGTAgctggggggaaggagagaaggcaaAGGTTGGGGGGTTCAGAGTCATTGGCTCTTGCCTGGGCAGCCCTGCCCCTCATCACAGGACTCTGAGCCTTGTCTTCTTCATGGCGCTGGTGAAAGGCAGTGGATGCAAAGTGTCTCATCTGCAGCTCCAGTCTCTGAGGATGGCTCAGCCCCACCAGTCTCCCCACTTCCTCTCAGCAGAGCCCCAGTTGAGTTCAGGTGTCTCCCTCTGAAGGGTGGGTCACAATTAGGCCAGCCGTGGTTCTTAAACTTGACCTTACCAAGCACCAAATCACcaggagagcttgttaaaactcAGATCGCTGGGCCCCACCCGCTCAGTTTTGAACAAGCTCCAAGGtgctgctggtgctgctggtctgggCACTCCACTTTGAGAATCTCTGGTCATTCTAGTCCCCTTGCAGGGCTGCGTTAGGACAGGACATGTGGTCTCTGGGAGAGGTTTCCTTACTCCTAAAAAGAGCCACACAGGAAGGAACTGATGTCTATAGGGAATGA carries:
- the PMF1 gene encoding polyamine-modulated factor 1 isoform X2; protein product: MAEASGVNVGSGCEEKGPEELSQESARPGTTISRVKLFDTMVDTFLQKLVAAGSYQRFTDYYKCFYQLQPEMTQRIYDKFVTQLQTSIQEEISEIKAEGNLEAVLNALDAIVEESKDCKEPACSGTPCSAVCRNRRPRTGSWQMPSWPGAGRWRSCSCRARPGSRPGRLYTENRRSWWPC
- the PMF1 gene encoding polyamine-modulated factor 1 isoform X3, which encodes MKLEEKKPKCPSIDEWIKKICYQRFTDYYKCFYQLQPEMTQRIYDKFVTQLQTSIQEEISEIKAEGNLEAVLNALDAIVEESKDCKEPAWRPSGIPEKDLRSAVMPYFLQQRDALQRRVQKQEAENRQLADAVLAGRRQVEELQLQGQARQQAWQALHREQKELVAVLREPE
- the PMF1 gene encoding polyamine-modulated factor 1 isoform X1, giving the protein MAEASGVNVGSGCEEKGPEELSQESARPGTTISRVKLFDTMVDTFLQKLVAAGSYQRFTDYYKCFYQLQPEMTQRIYDKFVTQLQTSIQEEISEIKAEGNLEAVLNALDAIVEESKDCKEPAWRPSGIPEKDLRSAVMPYFLQQRDALQRRVQKQEAENRQLADAVLAGRRQVEELQLQGQARQQAWQALHREQKELVAVLREPE